The DNA segment ATCGTCAAAAATATCTTTAACACGTGTGTTAATTTCAGGAATGGTGATTATTCTAAACCAATCGTTCACTTTTAATAGAGTTTCATGAAGTACTTTGGCAGCATCTCGTTGCGCGCTGCTTAATCTTTCATTCCTTGAGCTCATCGCCAGACCATTTTCTTCGCGATAAATTGCAACTCCGTGAATTTTTATAGGTAATTTTAATTGTTCTACCAATTTTTCAATGATCGCCAATTGCTGAAAATCTTTCTCTCCGAAATAGGCGTTGTCGGGTTTAACCTGAAGTAATAGTTCTTCCACGACCGTACCCACACCATCAAAGTGCCCAGGACGAAACTTTCCTTCCATTTCGTTTTCTAAACCTTCAAAATCAAATGATTTACTTTTTGGACCTTCTGGGTAGAGGTCTGCGACTTCTGGAAGATAAACCGCATCAACGATGCCGGTCTTGTCTAATAAGTTAATGTCTCGGTCCGTGTTGCGTGGATATTTCTCTAAATCCGTAGCATTGTTAAATTGAGTAGGATTTACAAATATTGATGATATAACAAGATCATTCTCCTTATTTGCAATTTCGTACAAAGATAAATGTCCTTGGTGTAGCGCCCCCATTGTTGGTGCGAAGCCAATTCTCTTGCCCATTTCTTTCTGTCTTTCAATATAGTCTGTAAATGGCTTTTTTGATCTGAAGATTTCCATAAGTATACTTGTTAGTCAATGTAAAAATAACAATTTTCATCAAATTAAAATATTTAACAATCATAAATATCTAATTATTTATAAGGCTTTCCTACTACAAATATTAAAAAATGTTAATTAAAATATATTAGCATAAAATTTCGTAATTTTGCACAGTAGAATATTCTGCCCA comes from the Chryseobacterium sp. SNU WT5 genome and includes:
- the panC gene encoding pantoate--beta-alanine ligase; protein product: MEIFRSKKPFTDYIERQKEMGKRIGFAPTMGALHQGHLSLYEIANKENDLVISSIFVNPTQFNNATDLEKYPRNTDRDINLLDKTGIVDAVYLPEVADLYPEGPKSKSFDFEGLENEMEGKFRPGHFDGVGTVVEELLLQVKPDNAYFGEKDFQQLAIIEKLVEQLKLPIKIHGVAIYREENGLAMSSRNERLSSAQRDAAKVLHETLLKVNDWFRIITIPEINTRVKDIFDDQRGMVLEYFEIADEQTLKETDFFYKDKNYRAFIVVNVGDVRLIDNLHLD